Proteins encoded together in one Ptiloglossa arizonensis isolate GNS036 chromosome 9, iyPtiAriz1_principal, whole genome shotgun sequence window:
- the LOC143151552 gene encoding solute carrier family 41 member 1 isoform X1, translating into MIEDKVHQHPVRLPPDKHAHADVAGVKFENDQSKEPLLAEKQSSHRMTPSADTRSRASSESPLGKTVMGTTSATDASMVMVGDTNACMEHGSNVGVNIVTSVTVDAANKSLDEDYMEVPIFEEGNADGGRLPDVVAESKIYGVTKEEPLESYLAITIQVFIPFLIAGLGMVGAGLVLDLVQHWVVFEKVSELIILVPALLGLKGNLEMTLASRLSTQANLGHMDTRKQQWYMIVGNLVLIQCQAIVVGFLGSLVAIVMGAFRNGTISLDHSYLLCASSLVTASLASFVLGLITAGVIVFSRHCHINPDNVATPIAASLGDITSLALLSWVSTILYESINKQDWAAPLVIACYVLVTPLWVWIAKRNKYTNDVLYFGWTPVMIAMLISSCGGLILEFMVSRFENLTVFQPVINGVGGNLVAVQASRISTALHKQAELGTLLIPPGHTHPVIFITPIANFFGKGMHARTTRVLMAMVIPGHIIFIYLINYMKDGETSLTPLFVFVYLCAAMLQVAALLYIAYIMIHWMWKRKIDPDNSAIPYLTAMGDLLGISLLAIAFQFLYLVGDQDSERTIAP; encoded by the exons ATGATAGAGGACAAGGTGCATCAACATCCGGTACGGCTACCACCCGACAAACACGCCCACGCCGACGTCGCAGGAGTCAAATTCGAAAA TGATCAATCCAAGGAACCGTTGCTCGCCGAGAAGCAAAGTTCCCACAGGATGACACCGTCCGCGGACACTCGTTCGCGCGCCAGCTCGGAATCACCGCTCGGGAAGACGGTCATGGGCACAACTTCGGCCACGGACGCGAGCATGGTCATGGTCGGTGATACGAACGCGTGCATGGAGCACGGCAGCAACGTCGGTGTTAATATCGTCACCAGCGTCACGGTGGACGCCGCCAACAAATCGCTAGACGAGGATTACATGGAGGTGCCCATCTTCGAGGAGGGAAACGCCGACGGTGGTCGTTTACCGGACGTGGTCGCCGAGAGTAAGATCTACGGGGTCACCAAGGAGGAACCGCTCGAGTCCTACTTGGCGATCACCATTCAAGTCTTCATACCGTTTCTCATCGCCGGCCTTGGCATGGTGGGCGCCGGATTGGTTCTGGATTTGGTGCAA CACTGGGTCGTGTTCGAGAAGGTGAGCGAGTTGATAATCCTGGTGCCGGCGTTGCTGGGCCTGAAGGGCAACCTGGAGATGACCCTCGCGTCGCGGCTCTCCACCCAGGCGAATCTCGGCCACATGGACACACGGAAACAACAGTGGTACATGATCGTCGGGAATCTGGTGTTGATTCAG TGCCAGGCGATAGTGGTTGGATTTCTGGGCTCCCTGGTGGCGATTGTAATGGGAGCGTTTCGAAACGGTACCATTTCGTTGGATCACTCTTACCTGTTGTGCGCAAGCAGCCTGGTCACGGCCTCGTTGGCGTCCTTCGTACTCGGACTGATAACCGCCGGGGTGATTGTATTTTCACGGCATTGTCACATTAACCCGGACAACGTCGCGACCCCGATCGCCGCGAGCCTCGGCGACATCACATCCCTGGCTCTGCTCTCTTGGGTCTCGACGATACTCTACGAGTCGATAAACAAACAGGATTGGGCCGCGCCCCTCGTGATCGCCTGCTACGTTCTGGTGACACCGCTCTGGGTATGGATCGCCAAGAGAAACAAATACACCAACGACGTACTCTACTTCGGTTGGACGCCCGTCATGATCGCTATGCTGATAAGCAG TTgcggtggtctgatactggagttCATGGTGTCGCGGTTCGAGAACTTGACCGTTTTCCAACCGGTGATCAACGGGGTCGGTGGTAATCTGGTGGCCGTACAAGCGAGCAGAATATCGACGGCCCTCCACAAACAAGCGGAATTGGGAACTCTTCTGATACCACCGGGTCACACGCATCCTGTGATCTTCATCACGCCTATCGCGAATTTTTTCGGCAAAG GTATGCACGCGAGGACTACCAGAGTTCTAATGGCGATGGTTATACCGGGTcacataattttcatttatctgATCAATTACATGAAGGACGGCGAGACCTCGCTGACACCGCTTTTCGTCTTCGTTTATTTATGCGCCGCCATGCTGCAGGTCGCCGCCCTCCTCTACATCGCCTACATAATGATACATTGGATGTGGAAGCGAAAAATCGATCCCGACAACTCGGCGATACCGTATCTGACGGCGATGGGTGATCTTTTGGGTATCAGTCTGCTCGCGATCGCCTTCCAGTTTCTTTACTTGGTCGGCGATCAAGActccgaacgaacgatcgcCCCGTGA
- the LOC143151552 gene encoding solute carrier family 41 member 1 isoform X2: MTPSADTRSRASSESPLGKTVMGTTSATDASMVMVGDTNACMEHGSNVGVNIVTSVTVDAANKSLDEDYMEVPIFEEGNADGGRLPDVVAESKIYGVTKEEPLESYLAITIQVFIPFLIAGLGMVGAGLVLDLVQHWVVFEKVSELIILVPALLGLKGNLEMTLASRLSTQANLGHMDTRKQQWYMIVGNLVLIQCQAIVVGFLGSLVAIVMGAFRNGTISLDHSYLLCASSLVTASLASFVLGLITAGVIVFSRHCHINPDNVATPIAASLGDITSLALLSWVSTILYESINKQDWAAPLVIACYVLVTPLWVWIAKRNKYTNDVLYFGWTPVMIAMLISSCGGLILEFMVSRFENLTVFQPVINGVGGNLVAVQASRISTALHKQAELGTLLIPPGHTHPVIFITPIANFFGKGMHARTTRVLMAMVIPGHIIFIYLINYMKDGETSLTPLFVFVYLCAAMLQVAALLYIAYIMIHWMWKRKIDPDNSAIPYLTAMGDLLGISLLAIAFQFLYLVGDQDSERTIAP, translated from the exons ATGACACCGTCCGCGGACACTCGTTCGCGCGCCAGCTCGGAATCACCGCTCGGGAAGACGGTCATGGGCACAACTTCGGCCACGGACGCGAGCATGGTCATGGTCGGTGATACGAACGCGTGCATGGAGCACGGCAGCAACGTCGGTGTTAATATCGTCACCAGCGTCACGGTGGACGCCGCCAACAAATCGCTAGACGAGGATTACATGGAGGTGCCCATCTTCGAGGAGGGAAACGCCGACGGTGGTCGTTTACCGGACGTGGTCGCCGAGAGTAAGATCTACGGGGTCACCAAGGAGGAACCGCTCGAGTCCTACTTGGCGATCACCATTCAAGTCTTCATACCGTTTCTCATCGCCGGCCTTGGCATGGTGGGCGCCGGATTGGTTCTGGATTTGGTGCAA CACTGGGTCGTGTTCGAGAAGGTGAGCGAGTTGATAATCCTGGTGCCGGCGTTGCTGGGCCTGAAGGGCAACCTGGAGATGACCCTCGCGTCGCGGCTCTCCACCCAGGCGAATCTCGGCCACATGGACACACGGAAACAACAGTGGTACATGATCGTCGGGAATCTGGTGTTGATTCAG TGCCAGGCGATAGTGGTTGGATTTCTGGGCTCCCTGGTGGCGATTGTAATGGGAGCGTTTCGAAACGGTACCATTTCGTTGGATCACTCTTACCTGTTGTGCGCAAGCAGCCTGGTCACGGCCTCGTTGGCGTCCTTCGTACTCGGACTGATAACCGCCGGGGTGATTGTATTTTCACGGCATTGTCACATTAACCCGGACAACGTCGCGACCCCGATCGCCGCGAGCCTCGGCGACATCACATCCCTGGCTCTGCTCTCTTGGGTCTCGACGATACTCTACGAGTCGATAAACAAACAGGATTGGGCCGCGCCCCTCGTGATCGCCTGCTACGTTCTGGTGACACCGCTCTGGGTATGGATCGCCAAGAGAAACAAATACACCAACGACGTACTCTACTTCGGTTGGACGCCCGTCATGATCGCTATGCTGATAAGCAG TTgcggtggtctgatactggagttCATGGTGTCGCGGTTCGAGAACTTGACCGTTTTCCAACCGGTGATCAACGGGGTCGGTGGTAATCTGGTGGCCGTACAAGCGAGCAGAATATCGACGGCCCTCCACAAACAAGCGGAATTGGGAACTCTTCTGATACCACCGGGTCACACGCATCCTGTGATCTTCATCACGCCTATCGCGAATTTTTTCGGCAAAG GTATGCACGCGAGGACTACCAGAGTTCTAATGGCGATGGTTATACCGGGTcacataattttcatttatctgATCAATTACATGAAGGACGGCGAGACCTCGCTGACACCGCTTTTCGTCTTCGTTTATTTATGCGCCGCCATGCTGCAGGTCGCCGCCCTCCTCTACATCGCCTACATAATGATACATTGGATGTGGAAGCGAAAAATCGATCCCGACAACTCGGCGATACCGTATCTGACGGCGATGGGTGATCTTTTGGGTATCAGTCTGCTCGCGATCGCCTTCCAGTTTCTTTACTTGGTCGGCGATCAAGActccgaacgaacgatcgcCCCGTGA
- the LOC143151556 gene encoding solute carrier family 41 member 1-like isoform X1 — MSNDNIEIRVCANDLPKIRHRKTEKKFYGSKMVELNSDKSLETTITDASMESEVESDEETESDGEHMRRLIPSPIVRQCVSNDSKKSLTQMNQTKQIDDESVWSISIQMFVPFLLAGFGMVAASLLLDIVQHWPVYQEVSEVYILVPALLGLKGNLEMTLASRLSTHANLGHMDTKKQKWTLIVGNLALIQCQATVVGLLASIAAVTLGWIPEARFDAHHALLLCASALVTAFVASFLLGLVMVTVILLSKQMKINPDNVATPIAASLGDLTTLALLSGIASFLYRAIDYAPWIAPTCIVFHIVATPVWGYIAIRNPFTKEILDYGWSPVICAMLISSVGGLILDYTISNYKGIAVFQLVINGVGGNLVAVQASRISTSLHKERRSGIQEIPVVRFSAFHAFFATGGHARTARVLLAMVIPGHLIFGYAISYLQAGHTSFTLIFIVVYLTAALLQVILLLYIAQLMVVWMWTRGMDPDSSAIPYLTAIGDLIGTALLGIAFHILYSIGDKDSDVGD, encoded by the exons AAACAGCGATAaatcgctcgaaacgactaTCACCGATGCCTCCATGGAATCGGAAGTGGAatccgacgaagaaacggagagcgaTGGAGAGCATATGCGACGACTTATACCATCGCCGatcgttcgtcaatgcgttagcaACGATTCGAAGAAATCTCTTACTCAGATGAATCAAACCAAACAGATCGACGACGAAAGCGTGTGGTCCATATCTATACAAATGTTTGTACCTTTTCTGTTAGCCGGTTTTGGTATGGTAGCCGCCAGTTTGTTACTGGATATCGTACAG CATTGGCCGGTATACCAAGAAGTGTCCGAAGTGTATATACTGGTACCGGCGTTGCTCGGTTTAAAAGGAAACTTGGAAATGACACTGGCCTCCCGACTTTCCACTCACGCCAATCTTGGTCACATGGACACAAAGAAGCAAAAATGGACTTTGATCGTTGGCAACTTAGCTTTGATTCAGTGTCAAGCTACCGTCGTGGGCCTATTGGCTTCCATAGCTGCCGTCACATTGGGTTGGATTCCGGAAGCACGGTTTGATGCACACCATGCGCTTTTATTATGTGCCAGTGCTTTAGTGACTGCGTTCGTAGCCAGTTTTTTATTAGGTTTAGTGATGGTGACCGTTATACTACTATCCAAGCAAATGAAGATCAATCCGGATAACGTAGCCACACCGATCGCAGCATCCCTTGGAGATTTAACTACTTTGGCGCTTCTTTCAGGGATTGCGTCCTTTCTGTACAGAGCGATAG ATTATGCTCCGTGGATAGCACCAACGTGTATAGTGTTTCATATCGTCGCAACTCCTGTTTGGGGTTACATAGCAATCAGAAATCCATTTACCAAGGAAATATTGGATTACGGCTGGTCACCTGTAATATGTGCGATGTTAATTAGcag CGTGGGCGGTTTGATACTAGACTATACGATATCgaattacaaaggcatagctGTGTTTCAATTAGTGATAAACGGTGTTGGTGGTAACTTGGTCGCCGTTCAAGCCAGTAGAATATCAACATCGTTGCACAAAGAACGACGATCCGGTATTCAAGAAATACCCGTTGTTCGTTTCAGCGCGTTCCACGCATTTTTTGCCACAG GTGGACACGCGAGGACTGCCAGAGTTCTATTAGCAATGGTAATACCCGGTCATCTGATATTTGGGTATGCCATCAGTTACCTTCAAGCGGGACACACTTCTTTCACTCTCATATTTATTGTTGTGTATTTGACTGCCGCTTTACTGCAG GTGATTTTATTGTTGTACATTGCTCAATtgatggtcgtttggatgtggACAAGAGGAATGGATCCAGACAGTTCTGCGATACCGTACCTGACAGCGATAGGCGATCTCATAGGAACGGCGCTACTGGGAATCGCGTTCCACATACTTTATTCCATCGGCGACAAAGATTCGGACGTGGGTGACTGA
- the LOC143151556 gene encoding solute carrier family 41 member 1-like isoform X2, with protein sequence MVELNSDKSLETTITDASMESEVESDEETESDGEHMRRLIPSPIVRQCVSNDSKKSLTQMNQTKQIDDESVWSISIQMFVPFLLAGFGMVAASLLLDIVQHWPVYQEVSEVYILVPALLGLKGNLEMTLASRLSTHANLGHMDTKKQKWTLIVGNLALIQCQATVVGLLASIAAVTLGWIPEARFDAHHALLLCASALVTAFVASFLLGLVMVTVILLSKQMKINPDNVATPIAASLGDLTTLALLSGIASFLYRAIDYAPWIAPTCIVFHIVATPVWGYIAIRNPFTKEILDYGWSPVICAMLISSVGGLILDYTISNYKGIAVFQLVINGVGGNLVAVQASRISTSLHKERRSGIQEIPVVRFSAFHAFFATGGHARTARVLLAMVIPGHLIFGYAISYLQAGHTSFTLIFIVVYLTAALLQVILLLYIAQLMVVWMWTRGMDPDSSAIPYLTAIGDLIGTALLGIAFHILYSIGDKDSDVGD encoded by the exons AAACAGCGATAaatcgctcgaaacgactaTCACCGATGCCTCCATGGAATCGGAAGTGGAatccgacgaagaaacggagagcgaTGGAGAGCATATGCGACGACTTATACCATCGCCGatcgttcgtcaatgcgttagcaACGATTCGAAGAAATCTCTTACTCAGATGAATCAAACCAAACAGATCGACGACGAAAGCGTGTGGTCCATATCTATACAAATGTTTGTACCTTTTCTGTTAGCCGGTTTTGGTATGGTAGCCGCCAGTTTGTTACTGGATATCGTACAG CATTGGCCGGTATACCAAGAAGTGTCCGAAGTGTATATACTGGTACCGGCGTTGCTCGGTTTAAAAGGAAACTTGGAAATGACACTGGCCTCCCGACTTTCCACTCACGCCAATCTTGGTCACATGGACACAAAGAAGCAAAAATGGACTTTGATCGTTGGCAACTTAGCTTTGATTCAGTGTCAAGCTACCGTCGTGGGCCTATTGGCTTCCATAGCTGCCGTCACATTGGGTTGGATTCCGGAAGCACGGTTTGATGCACACCATGCGCTTTTATTATGTGCCAGTGCTTTAGTGACTGCGTTCGTAGCCAGTTTTTTATTAGGTTTAGTGATGGTGACCGTTATACTACTATCCAAGCAAATGAAGATCAATCCGGATAACGTAGCCACACCGATCGCAGCATCCCTTGGAGATTTAACTACTTTGGCGCTTCTTTCAGGGATTGCGTCCTTTCTGTACAGAGCGATAG ATTATGCTCCGTGGATAGCACCAACGTGTATAGTGTTTCATATCGTCGCAACTCCTGTTTGGGGTTACATAGCAATCAGAAATCCATTTACCAAGGAAATATTGGATTACGGCTGGTCACCTGTAATATGTGCGATGTTAATTAGcag CGTGGGCGGTTTGATACTAGACTATACGATATCgaattacaaaggcatagctGTGTTTCAATTAGTGATAAACGGTGTTGGTGGTAACTTGGTCGCCGTTCAAGCCAGTAGAATATCAACATCGTTGCACAAAGAACGACGATCCGGTATTCAAGAAATACCCGTTGTTCGTTTCAGCGCGTTCCACGCATTTTTTGCCACAG GTGGACACGCGAGGACTGCCAGAGTTCTATTAGCAATGGTAATACCCGGTCATCTGATATTTGGGTATGCCATCAGTTACCTTCAAGCGGGACACACTTCTTTCACTCTCATATTTATTGTTGTGTATTTGACTGCCGCTTTACTGCAG GTGATTTTATTGTTGTACATTGCTCAATtgatggtcgtttggatgtggACAAGAGGAATGGATCCAGACAGTTCTGCGATACCGTACCTGACAGCGATAGGCGATCTCATAGGAACGGCGCTACTGGGAATCGCGTTCCACATACTTTATTCCATCGGCGACAAAGATTCGGACGTGGGTGACTGA